Proteins encoded by one window of Rutidosis leptorrhynchoides isolate AG116_Rl617_1_P2 chromosome 7, CSIRO_AGI_Rlap_v1, whole genome shotgun sequence:
- the LOC139858230 gene encoding OVARIAN TUMOR DOMAIN-containing deubiquitinating enzyme 2 yields the protein MEGSIVRRVIPSDNSCLFNAVGYVMDHDKNKASELRQVIAATVASDPTKYSEAFLGKTNEEYCSWILNPDKWGGAIELSILADYYGREIAAYDIQTTRCDLYGQEKKYEERVMLIYDGLHYDALAMSPVDEAPEEFDQTIFGVDSDRSIGSYESLALNLVKDQQRKRSYTDTANFTLRCGVCQIGVIGQKEAVEHAQATGHVNFQEFK from the exons ATGGAAGGTAGTATAGTTAGACGAGTTATTCCTTCGGATAATAGCTGCCTCTTCAATGCTGTCGG GTATGTCATGGATCATGATAAAAATAAGGCTTCCGAATTGAGACAG GTCATAGCTGCTACAGTAGCCAGTGATCCAACGAAGTATTCTGAAGCATTTCTTGGGAAAACTAATGAAGAATATTGTTCTTGGATTCTTAACCCGGATAAATGGGGAG GTGCCATTGAGCTTTCAATATTAGCGGATTATTATGGACGTGAAATTGCAGCATATGATATCCAAACAACACGATGTGACTTGTATGGACAG GAAAAGAAGTATGAAGAAAGAGTTATGTTGATATACGATGGACTCCATTACGATGCTCTGGCT ATGTCCCCTGTGGATGAAGCTCCTGAAGAGTTTGATCAGACGATATTTGGTGTAGATTCGGATAGGTCCATTGGGTCATATGAATCACTTGCTCTAAATCTTGTTAAGGATCAGCAAAG GAAACGAAGTTACACCGACACTGCCAACTTCACATTGCGCTGCGGAGTGTGCCAGATTGGTGTGATTGGTCAAAAG GAAGCTGTGGAACATGCACAAGCAACAGGGCATGTCAATTTTCAAGAATTTAAGTAA
- the LOC139858920 gene encoding uncharacterized protein, whose translation MSAIDDFQAIDHDNNENSLRLNKEMELRSPDNGFQELNAILKENEPCGIDELLESCIVSKEQNSGECSFSNLATNNESVPNDLSYCEINASPQQMFSPLHVGLGNDVVLSDAQFVVDDERLCSDYLSRSSFDVELESMHNNMDVVLPFENIVTEEREIEDRLVNREAEDEVLDIPTEKVDEYMNNDPLRTDLHSPNTDRASPKTEASHERISDQPLNVSCEEEHNTHDVFERNVSASPRNDHSHRKGKRSVSKSPSRQKEINSRHKRDHRERSRSRSPIRRQHYRRSRSPRRRYSSCRKSPASSYHSRYRSSKQKQWSPPHNRNTGLGKPGKNLFVAGFSFLTTERDLERKFSEFGRVRDVRIVRNKRSGESRGFGFLTLERDKEADAAIRALDKTEWNGRVILVEKSKPQS comes from the exons ATGTCCGCCATTGACGACTTTCAAGCAATTGATCATGATAACAATGAGAATTCGCTTCGATTAAATAAAG AGATGGAGTTGAGATCACCAGATAATGGATTTCAAGAACTAAATGCTATCTTAAAGGAAAATGAGCCTTGTGGGATTGATGAATTATTGGAGAGTTGTATTGTAAGTAAAGAACAAAATTCTGGAGAATGTTCATTTAGTAACTTAGCTACTAACAACGAGTCTGTGCCCAACGATCTTTCGTATTGTGAAATTAATGCATCACCACAACAGATGTTTTCACCTCTGCATGTTGGATTAGGTAATGATGTTGTTTTAAGTGATGCTCAGTTTGTTGTTGATGATGAAAGGTTATGTAGTGATTATTTATCTAGATCCTCATTTGATGTTGAGCTCGAAAGTATGCACAACAATATGGATGTTGTGTTGCCTTTCGAGAATATTGTTACTGAAGAACGAGAAATCGAAGATAGGTTAGTGAACAGAGAGGCTGAAGATGAAGTTTTAGACATTCCAACAGAAAAAGTTGACGAATATATGAATAACGATCCCTTAAGAACCGATCTACACAGTCCTAACACTGATCGAGCTAGTCCGAAAACAGAGGCTTCGCATGAGCGTATCAGTGATCAACCTTTGAATGTGTCTTGTGAAGAGGAGCATAATACGCACGATGTTTTTGAAAGAAATGTTTCCGCATCACCAAGAAATGATCATTCACATCGAAAAGGGAAGAGATCAGTTTCAAAGTCACCTAGTAGGCAAAAAGAGATCAATTCTCGACACAAGAGAGATCATCGTGAAAGATCTCGATCAAGGTCTCCAATTAGAAGGCAACATTATAGAAGATCGAGGTCCCCAAG GAGGAGATACTCTTCATGTCGTAAATCTCCTGCATCATCTTATCATTCTCGATACAGATCATCAAAACAGAAACAATGGTCACCGCCTCATAACAGGAACACTGGACTAGGGAAACCTGGGAAGAATCTGTTTGTTGCTGGTTTTAGCTTCTTGACTACCGAAAGAGACTTAGAAAGAAAGTTTTCTGAATTTGGCCGAGTGCGAGATGTGCGCATTGTTCGTAACAAGAG GTCAGGGGAGTCTCGTGGATTCGGTTTTTTAACACTAGAAAGAGACAAAGAAGCCGATGCAGCGATCAGAGCTCTAGATAAAACCGAGTGGAACGGTCGGGTCATCCTTGTAGAGAAATCCAAACCTCAATCATGA
- the LOC139858917 gene encoding uncharacterized protein yields MVLYGASQSVCTWICNLESNGVYTSRSVASKIDAVTLSSSLSGEETMRNKLLPQKIGIFIWRSIRKRLPVRFELDKRGVDLDSLLCPMCGDDVETVDHAIFSCNHAKEIWDGVYRWWGSNRPPDISYDNLFKGSGFGGLTGKAKDIWQAVE; encoded by the exons atggttttgtacggggcgtctcaGTCTGTATG CACATGGATATGCAATTTGGAAAGTAATGGGGTTTATACCTCAAGGTCAGTTGCATCTAAAATTGATGCTGTTACACTTTCGAGCAGCCTTTCGGGTGAGGAAACTATGCGCAACAAGCTTCTTCCGCAGAAAATTGGCATCTTTATATGGAGATCGATAAGGAAGAGACTTCCGGTACGGTTTGAACTTGACAAACGGGGGGTTGATCTTGATTCTTTACTTTGTCCGATGTGTGGTGATGACGTTGAAACAGTTGATCATGCTATCTTCTCTTGTAATCATGCGAAAGAAATCTGGGATGGTGTATATAGGTGGTGGGGTTCGAATCGGCCTCCGGACATTAGCTATGATAACCTCTTCAAAGGTTCGGGTTTCGGGGGCCTCACTGGTAAAGCCAAAGATATATGGCAAGCGGTAGAGTGA
- the LOC139858184 gene encoding uncharacterized protein, translated as MEITGKTDLTAIVSSKVSNFTPDSDLLHKPISEKQSTRKTRNSVGGVRLKRDGPPAAGKRGSRPGTPLLRWKFVEGNKKDEEDTDVDVESENHSDSGRINGRKLRKGRDAVAVSARKLAVGLWRLQLPEVGVNGSGELCNVPKNNGFEIQHTIDHSGIHSPALLHMKEVPLSPNSVTGFRNKFRQKLEPTFKFTNSSMEGATKWDPGSRKASENVRRIYGESKHLVSELESELETARARINDLENERRSSKKKLEQFLNKLNEDRAAWRSREHEKIRAVIDDVKGELSRERKNRQRTEVVNSKLVNELTAVKLSAKRYMQDYEKERKAREILEEVCDELANEIGEDKAEVEDLKRESMKLREDVDDERKMLQMAEVWREERVQMKLVDAKVTLEDKYCQMNKVITDLETFLNSKSTNLDIEEMKRAETLIQYANSVNIQEISEFKYEPANPDDIYSIFEEVNFDQNGEDDESGWETMSDHEDRGTNYSSNESDPSVTNDYRRELEEDDGTLITEITEEPIKHPKKGSSISRLWRSYSSNGDNCKIISLDGLNGRLSNGTHPDQSSGLSGSEWSCSPGTGSNPHITNGVTQKNRLKGELLEARIESQKIRLHQVLKQKI; from the exons ATGGAGATCACCGGGAAAACAGATCTAACAGCTATCGTTTCTTCTAAAGTTTCAAACTTTACACCGGATTCGGATCTCTTACACAAACCCATTTCAGAAAAACAATCAACTCGGAAAACCCGGAACTCTGTTGGTGGGGTCCGGTTGAAAAGAGACGGACCTCCTGCTGCCGGAAAAAGGGGTTCCCGGCCGGGAACGCCATTGCTCCGGTGGAAGTTTGTAGAGGGTAACAAGAAAGATGAGGAGGATACAGATGTGGATGTGGAAAGTGAAAATCATTCGGATTCTGGACGGATAAATGGACGGAAATTGAGAAAAGGTAGAGATGCGGTGGCTGTCTCGGCGAGGAAGTTAGCTGTCGGACTTTGGCGGTTACAGCTGCCGGAAGTTGGTGTTAACGGCAGCGGTGAGCTATGTAATGTTCCAAAGAATAATGGGTTTGAGATTCAG CACACAATCGATCATTCGGGAATACATTCACCAGCTCTTCTTCACATGAAAGAAGTACCACTGAGCCCTAATTCGGTTACTGGATTCAGAAATAAGTTTCGTCAAAAG CTTGAACCAACGTTTAAATTTACTAATTCTTCGATGGAGGGGGCGACAAAGTGGGACCCGGGCTCACGGAAAGCATCAGAAAACGTGCGACGAATCTATGGTGAATCAAAGCATTTGGTGTCGGAGCTCGAGTCAGAACTCGAGACTGCTCGAGCCCGTATTAACGATCTCGAGAACGAACGTCGATcatcaaaaaaaaaacttgaacAATTTCTAAATAAGCTCAATGAGGATCGGGCCGCATGGAGGAGTCGTGAACACGAAAAGATTCGTGCAGTGATTGATGATGTAAAGGGTGAGTTAAGCAGAGAGAGAAAAAACCGACAAAGAACAGAAGTTGTGAATTCGAAATTAGTCAATGAGTTGACCGCAGTCAAACTATCAGCGAAACGTTACATGCAAGATTATGAAAAGGAACGCAAAGCAAGAGAGATACTAGAGGAAGTATGTGATGAATTAGCTAACGAAATTGGTGAAGATAAGGCGGAAGTTGAAGATTTGAAACGAGAATCGATGAAATTGAGAGAAGATGTTGATGACGAAAGGAAAATGTTGCAAATGGCTGAAGTTTGGCGTGAAGAACGTGTTCAAATGAAGCTCGTTGATGCAAAAGTGACACTCGAAGATAAATATTGTCAAATGAATAAGGTGATAACGGATCTTGAAACTTTCTTGAATTCAAAAAGCACGAATCTTGATATAGAAGAGATGAAACGGGCTGAAACCCTAATACAGTATGCGAATTCAGTTAACATTCAAGAAATCAGTGAGTTTAAATATGAGCCCGCGAACCCAGATGACATATATTCGATCTTTGAAGaggttaattttgatcaaaatggtGAAGATGATGAGAGTGGTTGGGAAACCATGAGCGATCATGAAGATCGAGGAACAAATTATTCGTCCAATGAAAGTGATCCATCTGTCACAAACGATTATAGAAGAGAACTGGAAGAGGATGATGGAACCCTAATTACAGAAATAACCGAGGAACCGATTAAACATCCTAAAAAAGGATCTTCAATATCTCGTTTATGGAGATCATATTCAAGCAATGGTGATAATTGCAAGATAATATCATTGGATGGGTTGAACGGGCGACTCTCAAATGGGACCCACCCTGACCAGAGTTCTGGGTTGAGTGGGTCTGAGTGGAGTTGTTCACCCGGGACAGGCAGCAACCCACACATTACAAATGGAGTTACGCAGAAAAACAGATTAAAAGGCGAACTTTTGGAAGCGAGAATTGAAAGTCAAAAGATACGGTTGCACCAAGTACTGAAGCAGAAGATATGA